In one Mycobacterium sp. NBC_00419 genomic region, the following are encoded:
- the octT gene encoding diglucosylglycerate octanoyltransferase, with translation MSSEAPARRSPSPGRSAPARRSLLVFADSLSYYGPQGGLPSDDPRIWPNIVAGQLGWDLELIGRIGWTSRDVWWAATQDPRAWAALPRAGAVVFATSGMDSLPSPLPTALRELIRYVRPAVLRRWVRDGYGWIQPRLSPIARPALPPHLSVEYLEMTRAAIDFNRPGIPVVAALPSVHIADTYGNAHHGRRGTVKAITEWADQHGIALVDLKEAVAEEVLAGRGNPDGIHWNFEAHQRVAELMLKALTEVGVPPEKSLD, from the coding sequence ATGTCCTCTGAAGCTCCTGCCCGCCGGAGTCCATCCCCGGGTCGCTCCGCTCCTGCCCGCCGGTCCCTGCTGGTCTTCGCCGACTCGCTGTCCTACTACGGGCCGCAGGGCGGTCTGCCCTCCGACGACCCGAGGATCTGGCCCAATATCGTTGCCGGCCAGCTGGGTTGGGATCTCGAGCTGATCGGCCGCATCGGCTGGACGTCGCGTGACGTGTGGTGGGCCGCCACCCAGGACCCGCGGGCGTGGGCGGCCCTGCCCCGTGCCGGTGCGGTGGTCTTTGCCACCAGTGGCATGGACTCGTTGCCGTCACCACTGCCGACCGCGCTGCGTGAACTCATCCGCTACGTCCGCCCCGCGGTGTTGCGGCGCTGGGTGCGCGACGGGTACGGCTGGATACAGCCCCGGCTGTCGCCCATCGCCCGGCCCGCCCTGCCGCCGCATCTGAGCGTCGAATATCTTGAAATGACGCGAGCTGCAATAGATTTCAACAGGCCCGGCATTCCCGTGGTGGCGGCGCTGCCGTCGGTGCACATCGCCGACACCTACGGCAACGCCCACCATGGACGCCGGGGCACCGTCAAGGCCATCACCGAATGGGCCGACCAGCACGGAATTGCGTTGGTCGACTTGAAAGAGGCGGTCGCCGAGGAGGTGTTGGCGGGGCGGGGAAACCCCGACGGCATCCACTGGAACTTCGAGGCGCACCAGCGGGTCGCCGAACTGATGCTCAAAGCACTGACCGAAGTCGGCGTGCCCCCCGAGAAATCGCTCGACTGA
- the gpgP gene encoding glucosyl-3-phosphoglycerate phosphatase, translated as MRVRRLVMLRHGQTEYNAGSRMQGQLDTDLTDLGRAQAVAAAEVLAKRQPLLIISSDLRRAYDTAVALSERTALPVHVDTRLRETHLGDWQGLTHHQVDATAPGARIAWRDDATWAPHGGESRIDVADRSRPLVAELVVAEQEWGRDEPDRPVVLVAHGGLIAALCAALLDLPVDSWPILGGMGNASWAQLSGHSADDAPFTDIRWRLDVWNASAQVANDVL; from the coding sequence GTGAGGGTGCGCCGACTGGTCATGTTGCGACACGGCCAGACCGAGTACAACGCCGGCAGCCGGATGCAGGGCCAGCTCGACACCGACCTGACCGACCTCGGCCGGGCCCAGGCGGTCGCGGCCGCCGAGGTGCTCGCCAAACGGCAGCCACTTCTGATCATCTCCTCGGATCTGCGGCGTGCCTACGACACCGCCGTCGCGCTCAGCGAGCGCACCGCGCTCCCTGTCCACGTCGACACCCGGCTGCGCGAAACCCACCTCGGTGACTGGCAGGGGCTGACCCACCATCAGGTCGACGCCACCGCACCGGGAGCGCGTATCGCCTGGCGCGACGACGCCACCTGGGCCCCGCACGGTGGCGAGAGCCGCATCGACGTCGCCGACCGGAGCCGGCCATTGGTGGCCGAACTCGTTGTCGCCGAGCAGGAATGGGGCCGCGACGAACCCGACCGGCCGGTGGTTCTGGTAGCCCATGGCGGTCTGATCGCGGCCCTGTGCGCGGCTCTGCTGGATCTGCCCGTCGACAGCTGGCCGATACTCGGTGGCATGGGCAACGCGAGCTGGGCGCAGCTGTCCGGGCACAGCGCCGATGACGCGCCGTTCACCGACATCCGGTGGCGCCTGGATGTGTGGAACGCCTCGGCCCAGGTGGCCAACGATGTCCTCTGA
- the rsfS gene encoding ribosome silencing factor, with the protein MTASTESIAMSTIAARAAAAKLAQDIVVIDVSGQLVITDCFVIASAANDRQVSAIVDEVEEKMRAAGYKPARREGTREGRWVLLDYVDIVVHIQHQDERNFYALDRLWRDCPQVKVDLDEAADDPQTGAAP; encoded by the coding sequence ATGACCGCGTCGACTGAGTCCATCGCGATGTCCACCATCGCCGCCCGCGCCGCGGCGGCCAAACTGGCGCAGGACATCGTCGTCATCGACGTCTCGGGTCAGCTCGTCATCACCGACTGCTTCGTGATCGCATCGGCCGCCAACGATCGGCAGGTCAGCGCCATCGTCGACGAGGTCGAGGAGAAGATGCGGGCGGCCGGCTACAAGCCCGCCCGCCGCGAAGGTACCCGCGAAGGCCGATGGGTGCTGCTGGACTATGTCGACATCGTGGTGCACATCCAGCATCAGGACGAACGCAACTTCTATGCGCTGGACCGGCTGTGGCGGGACTGCCCACAGGTGAAGGTCGACCTGGATGAGGCAGCCGACGACCCGCAGACCGGTGCGGCGCCGTGA
- the nadD gene encoding nicotinate-nucleotide adenylyltransferase, translating into MVSSARRRLGVMGGTFDPVHNGHLVAASEVADLFELDEVVFVPTGQPWQKSRDVTPAEDRYLMTVIATAANPRFSVSRVDIDRGGPTYTTDTLRDLRALNPDADLYFITGADALASILSWQNWEELFALATFIGVSRPGYDLNGQHIVAAFDQLPEEALNLVEVPALAISSTDCRIRAAKNRPIWYLVPDGVVQYVAKRGLYRDHRGDNHHDRVD; encoded by the coding sequence GTGGTTTCCTCGGCTCGGCGCAGGCTCGGCGTGATGGGCGGGACGTTCGATCCCGTCCACAACGGCCACCTCGTTGCCGCCAGTGAGGTCGCCGACCTGTTCGAGCTCGACGAAGTGGTGTTCGTACCCACCGGCCAGCCCTGGCAGAAGTCCCGCGATGTGACCCCGGCCGAGGACCGTTATCTGATGACGGTCATCGCGACCGCGGCCAACCCCCGTTTCTCGGTCAGCCGGGTCGACATCGACCGGGGCGGCCCCACCTACACCACTGACACGCTGCGGGACCTGCGCGCCCTGAACCCGGACGCCGATCTGTACTTCATCACCGGCGCCGACGCGTTGGCCTCGATCCTGTCCTGGCAGAACTGGGAGGAGCTGTTCGCCCTGGCCACATTCATCGGCGTCAGCAGACCCGGCTACGACCTCAACGGCCAACACATCGTCGCGGCGTTCGACCAGCTGCCCGAGGAGGCGCTGAACCTGGTCGAGGTGCCGGCGCTGGCGATCTCGTCCACCGACTGCAGGATCCGCGCCGCCAAGAACCGGCCCATCTGGTACCTGGTGCCCGACGGCGTCGTGCAATACGTCGCCAAACGCGGCCTTTATCGTGACCACCGAGGGGATAACCACCATGACCGCGTCGACTGA
- a CDS encoding PE-PPE domain-containing protein — translation MTTTWGGALTAVTAAVAAAVVGLTPTMSSVPQLAAATVTYLRGTNIGWTPSEQEYHAFIGRVLDGTGTTADPPTAAGNVDYNAGFWPVSHGLIFDLTWNRSVAQGVSNLDARNPDGNVVFGLSQGAVVVSRYKAEHPGGTGNTFVLVENPSRPNGGVMARFAGLHIPILDVDFSGATPDNGDPTIDVARQYDGWADFPTHPLNLLATANAVLGMIYVHGSTQTEITAADIAAAKASGDSMYYQEHGTTTYYLVRTPRLPLLMPLSGILPESLLNAWDAGLRPIVEQGYDRTDYSQPTPATWSLPAGSAAVADTRTVASPAQAIRSALQRAHTAAAGPVRVNATKARTAKSAAAASSAPEAGSPRHSAGARTTGRSARAAD, via the coding sequence GTGACAACCACGTGGGGCGGCGCGCTGACCGCGGTGACTGCCGCCGTCGCGGCCGCGGTCGTCGGATTGACCCCGACGATGTCGAGCGTTCCCCAACTCGCAGCGGCCACCGTGACCTACCTCCGGGGAACCAATATCGGCTGGACGCCCAGCGAGCAGGAATACCACGCCTTCATCGGGCGGGTGCTCGACGGCACCGGGACGACGGCAGACCCGCCCACCGCGGCGGGCAACGTCGACTACAACGCGGGATTCTGGCCTGTCTCACACGGTTTGATCTTCGACCTGACCTGGAACCGTTCGGTTGCCCAGGGCGTGAGCAACCTGGACGCCCGCAACCCCGACGGCAACGTCGTCTTCGGGCTGTCGCAGGGGGCGGTGGTGGTGTCGCGGTACAAGGCCGAGCACCCCGGCGGCACCGGCAACACCTTCGTCCTCGTCGAGAACCCCAGCCGACCCAACGGCGGCGTGATGGCCAGGTTCGCCGGCCTGCACATTCCGATCCTCGACGTCGACTTCAGCGGCGCCACCCCCGACAACGGCGATCCGACGATCGACGTCGCCCGGCAGTACGACGGCTGGGCCGACTTCCCGACCCACCCGCTGAACCTGCTGGCCACCGCCAATGCAGTCCTGGGCATGATCTACGTCCACGGCTCGACGCAGACCGAGATCACCGCAGCCGACATCGCGGCCGCGAAGGCCAGCGGCGACAGCATGTACTACCAGGAACACGGCACCACGACCTACTACCTGGTCCGCACCCCGCGGCTGCCGTTGTTGATGCCGCTGTCCGGCATCCTGCCGGAGTCGCTCCTCAACGCCTGGGATGCGGGCCTGCGGCCCATCGTCGAACAGGGCTACGACCGCACCGACTACAGCCAGCCGACGCCGGCCACGTGGTCGCTGCCGGCCGGTTCAGCCGCCGTCGCCGACACTCGCACGGTTGCCTCACCGGCTCAGGCGATCCGCAGCGCGCTGCAGCGTGCCCACACTGCCGCAGCCGGCCCGGTCAGGGTCAATGCGACGAAGGCACGCACCGCGAAGTCGGCCGCCGCAGCCTCGAGTGCCCCGGAGGCCGGGTCGCCTCGCCACAGCGCGGGCGCCAGGACCACCGGTCGCAGCGCCAGGGCCGCGGACTAG
- a CDS encoding vWA domain-containing protein, which produces MAVRRVRPPQPLAPHGLPGHLVGFVEALRAQGISVGPSETVDAGRVLTVLGLGDRQALREGLACAVLRRADHRQTYDAMFDLWWPAALGGRTVLVDEDADEDTPDGLPPEDVDAMRDMLLQLLADNPEIGDMDDRLVAMIAQIVEAYGRYTSSRGPSYSSYQALKAMGLDELEGRLLAGLLAPHGDDPSPTQEQIAKALAAQKIQQLRRLVEGETKRRTAEQLGRDHVQMYGIPQLAENVEFLRASGDQLRQMRKTVQPLARMLATKLAAKRRRHRAGSIDLRKTLRKSMSTGGVPIDVVLRKPRPARPELVVLCDVSGSVAGFSHFTLLLVHALRQQFSRVRVFAFIDTTDEVTHLFGPEADLALAIQRITREAGVYTRDGHSDYGNAFVSFTENFHNVLSPRSSLLVLGDGRTNYRNPAVDVLAHMVNASRHAHWLNPEPRHLWGSGDSAVRRYEDVITMHECRSAKQLAAVIDQLLPV; this is translated from the coding sequence ATGGCCGTCCGCAGGGTCCGCCCCCCACAACCGCTGGCGCCGCATGGCCTGCCGGGTCACCTGGTTGGGTTCGTTGAAGCGCTTCGGGCGCAGGGTATTTCGGTTGGACCCTCGGAGACTGTCGATGCCGGGCGGGTGCTGACCGTCTTGGGCCTCGGTGACCGCCAGGCGCTGCGGGAGGGGTTGGCCTGCGCGGTCTTGCGCCGGGCCGACCACCGCCAGACCTACGACGCGATGTTCGACCTGTGGTGGCCCGCCGCCCTGGGCGGGCGCACCGTTCTGGTCGACGAGGACGCCGACGAGGACACACCGGACGGGCTGCCCCCCGAGGATGTCGACGCCATGCGCGACATGCTGCTGCAGTTGCTGGCCGACAACCCCGAGATCGGCGATATGGACGACCGGCTGGTCGCCATGATCGCCCAGATCGTCGAGGCCTACGGCCGCTACACCTCCAGCCGTGGACCGTCGTACTCGTCGTATCAGGCACTCAAGGCGATGGGGCTCGACGAGCTGGAGGGCCGGCTGCTGGCCGGGTTGCTTGCCCCGCACGGCGACGATCCCAGCCCCACCCAGGAACAGATCGCCAAAGCGCTTGCAGCGCAAAAGATTCAGCAGCTTCGCCGACTGGTTGAAGGTGAGACCAAGCGGCGTACCGCCGAACAACTCGGTCGCGACCATGTGCAGATGTACGGCATCCCGCAGCTGGCCGAGAACGTCGAGTTCCTGCGGGCCTCCGGCGATCAGCTGCGCCAGATGCGCAAGACGGTCCAGCCGTTGGCCCGCATGCTGGCCACCAAGTTGGCGGCCAAGCGCCGGCGTCACCGCGCCGGGTCGATCGACCTGCGCAAGACGCTGCGTAAGTCGATGTCGACCGGCGGTGTGCCGATCGACGTCGTGCTGCGCAAGCCGCGGCCCGCCCGCCCGGAACTGGTGGTGCTGTGCGACGTGTCCGGCTCGGTGGCCGGGTTCAGCCACTTCACCCTGCTGCTGGTGCACGCATTGCGCCAGCAGTTCTCCCGGGTGCGGGTGTTCGCCTTCATCGACACCACCGACGAGGTGACCCACCTCTTCGGACCCGAGGCCGACCTCGCGTTGGCCATCCAGCGGATCACCCGCGAGGCCGGGGTCTACACCCGCGACGGACACTCCGACTACGGCAACGCGTTCGTGTCGTTCACCGAGAACTTCCACAACGTGCTCTCGCCGCGCAGCTCGCTGCTGGTGCTCGGCGACGGCCGCACCAACTACCGCAACCCCGCCGTCGACGTCCTGGCTCACATGGTCAACGCCAGCCGCCACGCGCACTGGCTCAACCCGGAACCACGTCACCTGTGGGGCAGCGGCGATTCAGCCGTCCGGCGCTACGAGGACGTCATCACCATGCACGAATGCCGGTCGGCCAAGCAGCTGGCGGCCGTCATCGACCAGCTCCTGCCGGTCTAG
- a CDS encoding AAA family ATPase, with product MTETPARPAPLFADIEDVSKRLAETGYLPDTATATAVFLADRLGKPLLVEGPAGVGKTELARAVAQCTGSGLVRLQCYEGVDEARALYEWNHAKQILRMQSGANDWDQAKTDIFSEEFLLSRPLLTAIRRTEPTVLLIDETDKADIEIEGLLLEVLSDFAVTVPELGTITASRTPFVVLTSNATRELSEALKRRCLFLHIDFPDPDLERRILLSRVPELPESLAAELVRIIGVLRGMQLKKLPSVAETIDWGRTILALGMDTIDDATIAATLGVILKHQSDQQRAAGELRLN from the coding sequence GTGACTGAAACTCCGGCACGCCCGGCCCCGCTGTTCGCTGACATCGAGGATGTCTCCAAGCGGCTGGCCGAGACCGGCTACCTGCCCGACACCGCGACGGCCACCGCGGTGTTCCTCGCCGACCGGCTCGGCAAGCCGCTGCTGGTCGAAGGCCCGGCCGGCGTCGGCAAGACCGAACTGGCCCGTGCGGTCGCGCAGTGCACCGGTTCGGGTCTGGTGCGGCTGCAGTGCTACGAGGGTGTCGACGAGGCGCGCGCCCTCTACGAGTGGAATCACGCCAAGCAGATCCTGCGGATGCAGTCTGGGGCCAACGACTGGGACCAGGCCAAGACCGACATCTTCAGCGAGGAATTCCTGCTGTCCCGCCCGCTGCTGACCGCCATCCGGCGCACCGAGCCCACGGTGCTGCTGATCGACGAGACCGACAAGGCCGATATCGAGATCGAAGGCCTGCTGCTCGAGGTCCTCTCCGACTTCGCGGTCACCGTGCCCGAACTGGGCACCATCACCGCATCGCGCACCCCGTTCGTCGTGCTGACCTCCAACGCCACCCGCGAACTGTCCGAGGCGCTCAAGCGGCGTTGCCTGTTCCTGCACATCGACTTCCCCGACCCCGACCTCGAGCGGCGCATCCTGCTGTCCCGCGTCCCGGAGCTGCCCGAGTCGCTGGCCGCCGAACTGGTGCGCATCATCGGTGTGCTGCGCGGTATGCAGCTCAAGAAGCTGCCATCGGTGGCCGAGACCATCGACTGGGGCCGCACCATCCTGGCGCTGGGCATGGACACCATCGACGACGCCACGATCGCCGCCACCCTGGGCGTGATCCTCAAACACCAGTCCGACCAGCAGCGCGCGGCCGGCGAGCTCCGGCTCAACTAG
- a CDS encoding glutamate-5-semialdehyde dehydrogenase, which translates to MSVRAPSVPDVREQVHEAARRARVASRILGSLNTTVKDRALHAAADAVLAHTHQIIAANAEDLDAARAAGTPEAMLDRLALNPQRVDGIAAGLRQVAGLPDPVGEVLRGRTLPNGLQLRQQRVPLGVIGIVYEGRPNVTVDAFGLTLKSGNAVLLRGSSSAANSNAELVTVLRGALAGEGLPEDAVQLLPSADRSSVTHLIQARGLVDVVIPRGGAGLIDAVVRDATVPTIETGVGNCHVYVHSAADLDVAERIILNAKTRRPSVCNAAETLLIDAGIAEVARPRLLGALQQAGVTVHDNPTEDELRAEFLSMDIAVAVVADLDAAIDHINTYGTGHTEAIVTTNLAAAQRFTEQVDAAAVMVNASTSFTDGEQFGFGAEIGISTQKLHARGPMGLPELTSTKWIVWGDGHTRPA; encoded by the coding sequence ATGAGTGTGCGAGCACCGTCGGTTCCCGATGTTCGTGAACAGGTGCATGAGGCGGCCCGGCGCGCCCGTGTGGCGTCGCGCATCCTCGGATCCCTGAACACCACGGTCAAAGACCGGGCGCTGCACGCCGCCGCTGACGCCGTCCTGGCCCACACCCACCAGATCATCGCCGCCAACGCCGAGGATCTCGACGCCGCCCGTGCCGCCGGCACACCCGAGGCCATGCTGGACCGGCTGGCGCTGAACCCTCAGCGTGTCGACGGCATCGCCGCCGGACTGCGCCAGGTCGCCGGGCTACCGGACCCGGTCGGCGAGGTGCTGCGCGGGCGGACCCTGCCCAACGGCCTGCAACTGCGCCAGCAGCGCGTTCCCCTCGGCGTGATCGGCATCGTCTACGAGGGCCGGCCCAACGTCACCGTGGACGCCTTCGGGCTGACATTGAAGTCCGGGAACGCCGTGCTGCTGCGCGGCAGTTCCTCCGCGGCGAACTCCAACGCTGAACTGGTCACCGTGCTGCGCGGCGCACTGGCCGGCGAAGGTCTGCCCGAAGACGCGGTTCAACTACTGCCCAGCGCCGACCGCTCCAGCGTCACCCATCTGATCCAGGCCCGCGGCCTGGTCGACGTGGTCATCCCGCGCGGCGGCGCCGGACTCATCGACGCCGTCGTCCGCGACGCCACCGTGCCCACCATCGAGACCGGCGTCGGCAACTGCCACGTATACGTGCACTCCGCGGCCGATCTCGACGTCGCCGAGCGAATCATCCTCAACGCCAAGACCCGTCGCCCCAGCGTCTGCAACGCCGCCGAGACCCTGCTCATCGACGCGGGAATCGCTGAGGTCGCCAGGCCACGGCTGCTCGGGGCGCTGCAGCAGGCCGGGGTAACCGTGCACGACAACCCGACCGAGGACGAGCTGCGCGCCGAGTTCCTCTCCATGGACATCGCGGTGGCCGTCGTCGCGGACCTGGATGCGGCAATCGACCACATCAACACCTATGGGACCGGGCACACCGAGGCCATCGTCACCACCAATCTCGCAGCGGCACAACGATTCACCGAACAGGTGGATGCTGCCGCCGTGATGGTCAACGCGTCGACCTCCTTCACCGACGGTGAGCAATTCGGATTCGGCGCCGAGATCGGCATCTCCACCCAAAAGCTGCATGCCCGCGGCCCGATGGGTCTGCCAGAACTGACATCGACCAAGTGGATCGTCTGGGGAGACGGTCATACCCGACCTGCCTGA